CTACTGTATTTGGTTTTGTTGGTATGTGCTTAGTCCTATTATTATTTTATTTAATGCATCAAAAGACACTCATTCCACTAGCTATCCAAAGAGTGAAAGACCTTAAAAAATATATTGTAACTTTAATTATTATTATCGTTATCATGTACTTATTGAATATGTTGTATGGTATAATGGTTGAATTTTTACCAGAGAAATATCAATTTAGCGATACAGAAAATAATAAAATGTTAGAAAAAATGTTTACTTCTGCATGGATGTGGCCGGTACTGTTTCTAGATATTGTCATTGTGACACCTATAGTAGAGGAACTGTTGTTCAGGCATTTATTGATTCACGAGTTAGGTAAGAAACTAACATATGGCCTGATGTATGTGGTTTCAATTCTGTTGTTTGCAGGGGTACATGTGACAGAAGCGCAATCTCCATTTGAATTAGGACCTTATGTAATTATGGCAAGTGGTTTTGTGGCTGCTTATCACCTTACGAAACGTAATTTAGCAGCTTCGATTGCCCTTCATATGATTCACAACGCGATTTCTTTTATAGCGATTTTATTTACTCTATAAATTGTTAAAAATAAATAGTGAGAGGATGTGTATAAAAGCACATTCTCTTTTTTTGTAATTTAAATTATCATAAAAATTAATTATATTGTTATTTAACGTAGTAAAATGGGAATGAGTAGTGTAATGGGATTTAAAGGAGCGTGTAACATGTTATTAGAAATTGAACATTTAACTTATGAAGCGGATCACCGAACAATTTTAAAGGATATTAATTTCAAGGTGGATAAAGGTGACACTATAGCGATTATTGGACCTTCCGGAAGTGGAAAGAGCACACTTTTAAAGCAACTTAATCATTTGATTGAACCTACATCGGGCACATTGTATTTAAACGGTAAACCTTATCATGACTACGCACCTGAAAGTATTCGTATGAAAGTAAGTTACTTAATGCAACAAAGTGAGATGATAGGTACAACGATTGAAGATAATATGAAGTTTCCTTCAGAAGCGAGAGACCAAGTATTTGATAAAGATAAAGCCCTTAACCTTTTAAAAAAAGTAGGGCTAGGTGACTATGATTTATCTGCAGAAACTGAACATATGTCAGGAGGAGAAAAACAACGCATCACGATTGCACGACAATTAATGTTTGACCCCGAAGTCTTATTACTAGATGAATCGACAAGTGCTTTAGATACACATAATAAAGAACGCGTAGAAGATATTATTTTTAAAATGGCAAAAGAAGGCATTGCCATTTTATGGATTACACATAGTGATGACCAAAGTATGAGACATTTTCAAAAGAGAATGACGATTATTGATGGTGAAATTGATAAGA
The DNA window shown above is from Staphylococcus sp. M0911 and carries:
- a CDS encoding CPBP family intramembrane glutamic endopeptidase, whose protein sequence is MENQSTQQPIDSHQQQNEFASKKIVKRDFWLIVAYLIVGQFVFPMIGMMIGAIVAISLEIKSDSRVNEIGINFATVFGFVGMCLVLLLFYLMHQKTLIPLAIQRVKDLKKYIVTLIIIIVIMYLLNMLYGIMVEFLPEKYQFSDTENNKMLEKMFTSAWMWPVLFLDIVIVTPIVEELLFRHLLIHELGKKLTYGLMYVVSILLFAGVHVTEAQSPFELGPYVIMASGFVAAYHLTKRNLAASIALHMIHNAISFIAILFTL
- a CDS encoding ATP-binding cassette domain-containing protein; the encoded protein is MLLEIEHLTYEADHRTILKDINFKVDKGDTIAIIGPSGSGKSTLLKQLNHLIEPTSGTLYLNGKPYHDYAPESIRMKVSYLMQQSEMIGTTIEDNMKFPSEARDQVFDKDKALNLLKKVGLGDYDLSAETEHMSGGEKQRITIARQLMFDPEVLLLDESTSALDTHNKERVEDIIFKMAKEGIAILWITHSDDQSMRHFQKRMTIIDGEIDKIEELNQHE